Proteins found in one Crassostrea angulata isolate pt1a10 chromosome 3, ASM2561291v2, whole genome shotgun sequence genomic segment:
- the LOC128177660 gene encoding KICSTOR complex protein kaptin-like, translating to MTRNNWKWSDANFSSLPSTENIFGITTTPQTNIYLHSKVLDPDGSNKVIIASLAGKIVVAEYLRSFDNLIPSTKEIHFTYIPGDAELISLDVISKFNQGNGIVVGITFIKQKQEIHLEDGDRGCTQQYLNIYSSCEPGEESQLESIAQGCLTIDLDFVPYQLTHSQIISEGHKQDVFLLGGSDNKVHLYKEGLQHRFREEDSDEFFPEFQDLDSCVQWLDIEYYESDTRRLTAMGHQTGLVKLAVVDAVKTEILQTYVTAHDSPITSVRLFYPVTNFSPPPFVKSDKIPPSNVNKVPIFHLLVVSALSPAVVHRDVLHKQLNDSLILPGSNAYDIPLCVCVMDVDFDGQNELLVGTYGQELLAYKFVDSSENIKQAEENSDEISKSTNSTDDTRNRHKSNECKHSYNFDEDLTRSNLSRKTKSQENVSVECPSCESTCLVHMYDNACPSGPHQAHYSLLWQRSFSCPVMGVDRLDIVGDGLDDLIVVTQKGVHIVQPDMFDVAQVCSERLRMLAQVIQASKPGEEET from the exons ATGACAAGAAACAACTGGAAGTGGAGCGATGCAAATTTTTCGAGTTTACCGtcaacagaaaatatttttggaataaCAACAACTCCGCAAACAAATATATATCTACATTCAAAAGTTCTAGATCCAGACGGGTCGAACAAAGTCATTATTGCATCTTTGGCAGGCAAAATTGTGGTTGCTGAATATCTCAGAAGCTTTGATAATTTAATCCCTTCAACGAAAGAGATCCATTTTACTTATATACCTG GTGATGCAGAACTTATCTCACTGGATGTTATAAGTAAATTCAACCAGGGCAATGGCATTGTTGTTGGCATCACATTCATTAAACAGAAACAAGAG ATCCATTTGGAGGATGGAGACAGAGGGTGTACACAGCAGTACCTAAATATCTACTCTTCTTGTGAACCTGGCGAAGAATCACAATTAGAAAGCATAGCAC AGGGATGTCTAACAATAGACTTGGACTTTGTTCCTTATCAGCTTACCCATTCCCA AATTATATCAGAGGGGCATAAACAAGATGTGTTCTTACTTGGAGGTAGTGATAACAAAGTTCACCTGTACAAAGAG GGACTTCAGCACAGATTCAGAGAAGAAGACTCGGATGAGTTTTTTCCTGAATTTCAGGACCTTGACAGTTg CGTTCAGTGGTTGGATATTGAGTATTATGAGTCAGACACCAGGCGACTGACCGCTATGGGGCACCAGACAGGACTAGTCAAACTGGCCGTTGTGGATGCTGTCAAAACAg aaattctTCAAACCTATGTGACTGCACATGACAGTCCCATTACAAGTGTAAGGTTATTTTATCCAGTCACAAACTTTTCACCACCGCCATTTGTCAAATCAG ACAAAATTCCTCCTTCCAATGTGAATAAAGTTCCAATATTTCATTTACTGGTGGTCAGTGCATTATCACCTGCCGTGGTACACAG agATGTCCTTCACAAACAATTGAATGACAGCCTGATCTTGCCTGGAAGCAATGCCTATGATATTCCACTCTGTGTCTGTGTAATGGATGTAGATTTTGATGGACAGAATGAACTTCTTGTGGGTACCTATGGGCAG GAACTTTTGGCCTACAAGTTTGTTGATTCATCAGAAAACATCAAGCAAGCTGAAGAAAACAGTGATGAGATCTCCAAATCCACGAATTCCACAGATGACACTCGGAATCGACACAAGTCGAATGAATGCAAGCATTCTTACAACTTTGACGAGGACCTGACGAGATCTAATCTATCCAGGAAGACTAAGTCTCAGGAGAACGTGTCTGTGGAGTGCCCGAGCTGTGAGAGCACCTGTCTGGTCCACATGTATGACAACGCCTGCCCCTCTGGCCCCCACCAGGCCCATTACAGCCTGCTGTGGCAGAGGAGCTTCTCTTGTCCAGTGATGGGGGTAGACAGACTTGACATTGTGGGGGACGGTCTAGATGACCTCATTGTGGTCACCCAGAAAGGAGTCCATATCGTACAG CCTGACATGTTTGACGTGGCCCAAGTGTGCTCAGAGAGACTACGGATGTTAGCTCAAGTGATTCAGGCCAGTAAGCCAGGAGAGGAGGAGACATGA
- the LOC128177662 gene encoding RNA-binding protein PNO1-like: MATQTVDGMEQNAGDTEFKVVKSRKRKLKPETDVTESSMDTAAPPKKPHFPPISGDKLTGGKSEFRKIPIPSHRYTPLKENWMKIFTPIVEKLHLQIRFNLKTRNVEIKTCKDTKDIGSLQKAADFVRAFTLGFEVDDGLALVRLDDLFLESFDVTDVKPLKGDHLSRAIGRIAGKNGKTKFTIENVTKTRIVLADSKIHILGSFSNIKIARTAICNLILGSPPSKVYGNMRSVASRSAERF, encoded by the exons ATGGCAACACAAACAGTTGACGGGATGGAGCAAAATGCGGGCGATACAGAATTTAAAGTCGTCAagtcaagaaaaagaaaactaaaaccGGAGACAGATGTAACAGAGTCGTCAATGGACACAGCAGCTCCACCTAAAAAGCCACATTTTCCCCCGATAAGTGGTGACAAATTAACA GGAGGAAAGTCAGAGTTCAGGAAAATCCCAATACCTAGTCACAGATACACACCTTTAAAGGAAAATTGGATGAAGATATTTACACCTATAGTAGAAAAACTGCATTTACAGATCAGATTCAACCTTAAAACAAGAAATGTTGAGATcaaa ACCTGTAAAGATACAAAAGACATCGGGTCATTACAGAAAGCTGCTGATTTTGTTAGAGCATTTACTCTTGGGTTTGAAGTTGAT GATGGTTTAGCTCTGGTGAGGCTGGATGATCTGTTTTTGGAATCCTTTGATGTAACAGATG TGAAACCATTGAAAGGTGACCATTTATCAAGAGCAATTGGAAGAATAGCGGgtaaaaatggaaaaacaaaGTTTACGATAGAAAATGTCACCAAAACTAGGATTGTGCTGGCAGATTC aaaaattcacATACTAGGATCTTTTTCCAACATAAAGATTGCCAGGACGGCAATTTGTAATCTCATATTAG GAAGTCCGCCATCAAAAGTGTACGGAAACATGAGGAGTGTGGCGTCCCGGTCTGCGGAGAGATTCTGA
- the LOC128177370 gene encoding apoptosis regulatory protein Siva-like — protein MPKRRNPFGDGSPLQLKTHIGTKELNTGVSGEQNLKAVYERTKNMLFNGVQSLYSSETVTADANCNLPFIANYNTVDNASQVPGQLVIDHEGQLTVPSALNKANSEEMETGNPTPFGLSSNSSSFDFSKGKKSVDRRRLPSNERCNFCEKALERDRTLQCCNCQRNYCQFCSVINYDESSERVFCLGCSA, from the exons ATGCCCAAAAGAAGGAATCCTTTTGGTGACGGGTCACCTCTCCAGCTAAAAACGCACATTGGAACCAAAGAATTAAACACTGGTGTCAGTGGGGAACAGAATCTTAAAGCTGTTTATG AGAGGACAAAGAATATGCTGTTTAATGGTGTGCAATCCTTGTATAGTTCCGAGACAGTCACTGCTGATGCCAATTGTAACCTGCCATTCATCGCAAACTACAACACCGTCGATAATGCATCACAGGTCCCCGGTCAACTGGTCATCGACCATGAGGGTCAGCTGACAGTTCCCTCAGCTTTAAACAAAGCCAACAGCGAGGAAATGGAGACAGGCAACCCCACCCCTTTTGGGTTGAGCAGTAATTCCAgttcatttgatttttctaaGG GTAAGAAATCTGTCGATAGAAGACGATTGCCATCAAATGAACGCTGTAATTTCTGTGAGAAGGCCCTGGAGAGAGACCGAACACTTCAGTGCTGCAACTGTCAGCGAAATTACTGTCAGTTTTGTTCCGTTATTAA TTATGATGAAAGTTCTGAGAGGGTTTTCTGCCTGGGTTGCTCAGCATAA